One window of Mastacembelus armatus chromosome 20, fMasArm1.2, whole genome shotgun sequence genomic DNA carries:
- the znf438 gene encoding zinc finger protein 438 isoform X1, which yields MKSLQFRSIAPKAPSVVPTPSPAVLSCHTPAIPEATTTSSPKSIIVPSQNYALMQIAGQDGTFSLVALPPSVSSQTPQQQTQSVQKNLKLPIPRYQPVRSKETTDKVKSPQLVARTKMAPKVAVATQNKSVVGGESTPLKKKQQESKHTKKTTVTKEEPSEQVIVIDAASSDISVAALLQDNAVLYPASQMDQVPDGSERSATAGLIQNLQYPPPAVKSSTGKFPEESKTTVRLCHSKPTATQPQSSITVLSPAFFSKAVQIIPSPPKGKLPILPYSKMKNTLIPPTKLSSLSLDKKGFSNQTALIDSSDLTSKALKTAEAFGDNHTTNPSKSMPVLGTLQKPPGKKRGRKRKTMEDILAFEARKKRSLSFFRRRVPEKPLAVGTSSKKEVDISKKYRSIRPKPMLVMETVPQLVNLPASTADGQDQEHKLGHQLPTTTTTTSKALDCPPQPTPVAFHLRGASHPRIFIGSRTLHHCPTCSRCFQYKHHLQSHMKSHTNSRPYICPVCRKAYAHSGSLSTHMKLHHSEIHPRRSLCCEFCEKAFGYVGVYFSHLREVHKVLLTVEPSVIHHEDDVSVEGDNSPDPPDDQDHEDPVELQIKCGRCQAVTPTFADMKMHLIYVHEEEINVQLHNGQKLPGGRRAENELVKHAAHYWWQLNEKRNLVKCGSCDEEFCSFSKLKMHILSHHHGRKGKDNRAVSLPCRGRGLGVLAAGVSFNCVLCSEVLDTKDKVLEHWRSHHRCQQPNLLWEALSSFPRLEDCEADGELDTPAPSPH from the exons ATGAAGAGCCTTCAGTTCCGGAGCATTGCCCCTAAGGCCCCGTCTGTGGTGCCCACCCCCTCCCCTGCGGTCCTGTCCTGCCACACTCCTGCCATCCCTGAGGCCACCACCACCTCTAGCCCCAAGTCCATCATTGTGCCCTCCCAAAACTATGCACTCATGCAAATAGCAGGTCAGGATGGCACTTTCTCCTTGGTGGCACTGCCCCCTTCTGTCTCCTCTCAGACGCCACAGCAACAAACCCAGTCAGTCCAAAAAAACCTCAAGTTGCCCATTCCCAGATACCAGCCAGTGAGGAGCAAGGAGACCACCGACAAGGTCAAATCACCACAACTAGTTGCTAGGACAAAAATGGCCCCCAAGGTCGCTGTGGCAACACAGAACAAGTCAGTGGTAGGTGGAGAGTCAACACCTCTGAAGAAGAAGCAACAGGAGTCCAagcacacaaagaaaaccacaGTGACCAAAGAAGAACCTTCGGAGCAGGTAATTGTGATTGATGCAGCCTCTTCTGACATCTCTGTTGCTGCTCTGCTCCAAGACAATGCTGTTTTGTATCCCGCCTCTCAGATGGATCAAGTGCCAGATGGCTCTGAACGATCTGCTACAGCTGGCCTTATCCAGAACCTCCAATACCCTCCTCCCGCTGTCAAAAGCTCCACAGGCAAATTCCCAGAGGAAAGTAAGACTACAGTGAGGCTGTGCCACTCTAAGCCCACTGCAACCCAGCCCCAGAGTAGCATCACTGTACTGTCTCCAGCCTTCTTCAGCAAAGCAGTCCAGATTATCCCATCCCCTCCTAAAGGCAAACTACCCATCCTGCCTTACTCTAAGATGAAAAACACCCTCATCCCACCGACCAAGCTCAGCAGTTTGTCTTTGGACAAGAAGGGTTTCTCTAACCAAACAGCACTCATCGATTCCTCAGATCTTACATCCAAGGCTCTCAAGACAGCTGAAGCCTTCGGTGACAACCACACAACAAACCCATCCAAGTCCATGCCTGTGCTGGGGACTCTCCAGAAGCCACCTGGCAAAAAGAGGGGCAGGAAAAGAAAGACGATGGAAGACATATTGGCTTTTGAGGCCCGGAAAAAGAGGTCCTTGTCATTTTTCCGTAGAAGGGTCCCTGAGAAACCCCTGGCAGTTGGTACAAGCTCAAAAAAGGAAGTTGATATTTCAAAGAAGTACCGGAGCATAAGACCCAAGCCCATGTTGGTTATGGAAACAGTTCCCCAACTGGTTAATTTACCTGCCAGTACTGCAGATGGCCAAGATCAGGAACACAAACTTGGTCATCAgctccccaccaccaccactactacGTCCAAAGCCCTAGACTGTCCTCCTCAACCAACGCCAGTAGCTTTTCACCTGAGAGGTGCCTCCCATCCCAGAATCTTCATAGGCAGCCGAACACTCCACCACTGTCCCACCTGCAGCCGCTGTTTCCAGTACAAGCATCATCTACAGAGTCATATGAAGAGTCACACCAACAGTCGGCCCTACATCTGCCCAGTATGCCGCAAAGCCTATGCTCACTCTGGCAGCCTGAGCACCCACATGAAGCTTCACCACTCAGAGATACACCCACGTCGATCGCTGTGTTGTGAGTTCTGCGAGAAGGCCTTTGGATATGTAGGAGTTTACTTCAGTCACCTCAGAGAGGTCCACAAGGTTCTGCTGACCGTGGAGCCATCCGTTATCCATCATGAGGATGACGTGTCTGTTGAGGG GGACAACTCCCCAGATCCACCAGATGATCAGGATCATGAAGACCCAGTGGAGCTGCAAATTAAATGTGGTCGCTGCCAGGCAGTCACTCCCACCTTTGCTGACATGAAGATGCACTTGATTTATGTGCATGAGGAAGAGATCAACGTTCAACTTCACAATGGACAAAAGCTGCCTGGTGGCCGCCGGGCTGAAAATGAGCTTGTGAAGCACGCAGCCCACTATTGGTGGCAGCTCAACGAGAAACGCAACCTGGTCAAGTGTGGCAGCTGTGACGAGGAGTTCTGTTCGTTCTCTAAGCTTAAGATGCACATTCTGTCCCACCATCATGGAAGGAAAGGGAAGGACAACAGGGCCGTGTCTTTGCCCTGTAGGGGTAGAGGGCTGGGTGTCCTCGCGGCAGGTGTGTCCTTTAACTGTGTGCTGTGCAGTGAGGTACTGGACACTAAAGACAAGGTTCTGGAGCACTGGAGGAGTCACCACCGCTGTCAACAACCTAACCTGCTTTGGGAGGCCCTGAGCTCCTTCCCCAGGCTTGAAGACTGTGAGGCAGATGGGGAACTGGACACTCCTGCTCCAAGTCCACACTAG
- the znf438 gene encoding zinc finger protein 438 isoform X2: MKSLQFRSIAPKAPSVVPTPSPAVLSCHTPAIPEATTTSSPKSIIVPSQNYALMQIAGQDGTFSLVALPPSVSSQTPQQQTQSVQKNLKLPIPRYQPVRSKETTDKVKSPQLVARTKMAPKVAVATQNKSVVGGESTPLKKKQQESKHTKKTTVTKEEPSEQMDQVPDGSERSATAGLIQNLQYPPPAVKSSTGKFPEESKTTVRLCHSKPTATQPQSSITVLSPAFFSKAVQIIPSPPKGKLPILPYSKMKNTLIPPTKLSSLSLDKKGFSNQTALIDSSDLTSKALKTAEAFGDNHTTNPSKSMPVLGTLQKPPGKKRGRKRKTMEDILAFEARKKRSLSFFRRRVPEKPLAVGTSSKKEVDISKKYRSIRPKPMLVMETVPQLVNLPASTADGQDQEHKLGHQLPTTTTTTSKALDCPPQPTPVAFHLRGASHPRIFIGSRTLHHCPTCSRCFQYKHHLQSHMKSHTNSRPYICPVCRKAYAHSGSLSTHMKLHHSEIHPRRSLCCEFCEKAFGYVGVYFSHLREVHKVLLTVEPSVIHHEDDVSVEGDNSPDPPDDQDHEDPVELQIKCGRCQAVTPTFADMKMHLIYVHEEEINVQLHNGQKLPGGRRAENELVKHAAHYWWQLNEKRNLVKCGSCDEEFCSFSKLKMHILSHHHGRKGKDNRAVSLPCRGRGLGVLAAGVSFNCVLCSEVLDTKDKVLEHWRSHHRCQQPNLLWEALSSFPRLEDCEADGELDTPAPSPH; encoded by the exons ATGAAGAGCCTTCAGTTCCGGAGCATTGCCCCTAAGGCCCCGTCTGTGGTGCCCACCCCCTCCCCTGCGGTCCTGTCCTGCCACACTCCTGCCATCCCTGAGGCCACCACCACCTCTAGCCCCAAGTCCATCATTGTGCCCTCCCAAAACTATGCACTCATGCAAATAGCAGGTCAGGATGGCACTTTCTCCTTGGTGGCACTGCCCCCTTCTGTCTCCTCTCAGACGCCACAGCAACAAACCCAGTCAGTCCAAAAAAACCTCAAGTTGCCCATTCCCAGATACCAGCCAGTGAGGAGCAAGGAGACCACCGACAAGGTCAAATCACCACAACTAGTTGCTAGGACAAAAATGGCCCCCAAGGTCGCTGTGGCAACACAGAACAAGTCAGTGGTAGGTGGAGAGTCAACACCTCTGAAGAAGAAGCAACAGGAGTCCAagcacacaaagaaaaccacaGTGACCAAAGAAGAACCTTCGGAGCAG ATGGATCAAGTGCCAGATGGCTCTGAACGATCTGCTACAGCTGGCCTTATCCAGAACCTCCAATACCCTCCTCCCGCTGTCAAAAGCTCCACAGGCAAATTCCCAGAGGAAAGTAAGACTACAGTGAGGCTGTGCCACTCTAAGCCCACTGCAACCCAGCCCCAGAGTAGCATCACTGTACTGTCTCCAGCCTTCTTCAGCAAAGCAGTCCAGATTATCCCATCCCCTCCTAAAGGCAAACTACCCATCCTGCCTTACTCTAAGATGAAAAACACCCTCATCCCACCGACCAAGCTCAGCAGTTTGTCTTTGGACAAGAAGGGTTTCTCTAACCAAACAGCACTCATCGATTCCTCAGATCTTACATCCAAGGCTCTCAAGACAGCTGAAGCCTTCGGTGACAACCACACAACAAACCCATCCAAGTCCATGCCTGTGCTGGGGACTCTCCAGAAGCCACCTGGCAAAAAGAGGGGCAGGAAAAGAAAGACGATGGAAGACATATTGGCTTTTGAGGCCCGGAAAAAGAGGTCCTTGTCATTTTTCCGTAGAAGGGTCCCTGAGAAACCCCTGGCAGTTGGTACAAGCTCAAAAAAGGAAGTTGATATTTCAAAGAAGTACCGGAGCATAAGACCCAAGCCCATGTTGGTTATGGAAACAGTTCCCCAACTGGTTAATTTACCTGCCAGTACTGCAGATGGCCAAGATCAGGAACACAAACTTGGTCATCAgctccccaccaccaccactactacGTCCAAAGCCCTAGACTGTCCTCCTCAACCAACGCCAGTAGCTTTTCACCTGAGAGGTGCCTCCCATCCCAGAATCTTCATAGGCAGCCGAACACTCCACCACTGTCCCACCTGCAGCCGCTGTTTCCAGTACAAGCATCATCTACAGAGTCATATGAAGAGTCACACCAACAGTCGGCCCTACATCTGCCCAGTATGCCGCAAAGCCTATGCTCACTCTGGCAGCCTGAGCACCCACATGAAGCTTCACCACTCAGAGATACACCCACGTCGATCGCTGTGTTGTGAGTTCTGCGAGAAGGCCTTTGGATATGTAGGAGTTTACTTCAGTCACCTCAGAGAGGTCCACAAGGTTCTGCTGACCGTGGAGCCATCCGTTATCCATCATGAGGATGACGTGTCTGTTGAGGG GGACAACTCCCCAGATCCACCAGATGATCAGGATCATGAAGACCCAGTGGAGCTGCAAATTAAATGTGGTCGCTGCCAGGCAGTCACTCCCACCTTTGCTGACATGAAGATGCACTTGATTTATGTGCATGAGGAAGAGATCAACGTTCAACTTCACAATGGACAAAAGCTGCCTGGTGGCCGCCGGGCTGAAAATGAGCTTGTGAAGCACGCAGCCCACTATTGGTGGCAGCTCAACGAGAAACGCAACCTGGTCAAGTGTGGCAGCTGTGACGAGGAGTTCTGTTCGTTCTCTAAGCTTAAGATGCACATTCTGTCCCACCATCATGGAAGGAAAGGGAAGGACAACAGGGCCGTGTCTTTGCCCTGTAGGGGTAGAGGGCTGGGTGTCCTCGCGGCAGGTGTGTCCTTTAACTGTGTGCTGTGCAGTGAGGTACTGGACACTAAAGACAAGGTTCTGGAGCACTGGAGGAGTCACCACCGCTGTCAACAACCTAACCTGCTTTGGGAGGCCCTGAGCTCCTTCCCCAGGCTTGAAGACTGTGAGGCAGATGGGGAACTGGACACTCCTGCTCCAAGTCCACACTAG